AAAAAAATTAAATTATATTAATTTAGATATAATAAAAATGGTATAAAACTAAAAAAGTTTTATACCATTTTTATTTATTTTAAATTAATTAAAGGTATTATGTATATTAGGGTGGTTTATTATTGACATATTGTATCAATATAACTTAGAATAATAATATTGTTTGAATAAGAGGGGGTTAAAAAATGCAAAAAAAATTAATACTAGAAGAATATATAAATAAACTATCCTCAAAAGAGCCAACACCAGGTGGAGGAAGCGCAGCAGCTCTTGTATCAGCTTTAAGCAGTTCGCTTACAGCAATGATGTTAAATTTAACAGTAGGTAAAAAAAGATATGAAGGATATAGTAATAAGTTAAAAAAAGAAATTGATGATACACTAAAGGATACATTAGAATTTAATGAAAAATTTTTAGCATTTATGGATGAAGATGAAAAATCATTTTTAACTCTAATGGATGCATTTAAACTACCAAAAGATACAGAAGAAGAAAAAGAAATTAGAAAAAAAGAGATAGATAATGGATATGAAATAGCACTTAATACACCATTAAACTTAGCTAGAGAAGCATTATGCTATTATGAAAATATATTTACAACTGTAAAGTATGGTAATCCTAATTTAATATCTGATGCAGGGGTTGCCTCAATACTTCTTTACAGTGCAATTGAAAGTTCTATATTAAATGTTAAGATAAATTTAAGTGGAATTGAAGATAAATTTAAGAAAGAAGATATAGTAAATGAATGTAATAAAATCCTTGAAAGCGCATTGAATTATAAAATAGAGATAATGGAAATAGTTGAATCAAAGATAAA
This Clostridium novyi NT DNA region includes the following protein-coding sequences:
- a CDS encoding cyclodeaminase/cyclohydrolase family protein, with amino-acid sequence MQKKLILEEYINKLSSKEPTPGGGSAAALVSALSSSLTAMMLNLTVGKKRYEGYSNKLKKEIDDTLKDTLEFNEKFLAFMDEDEKSFLTLMDAFKLPKDTEEEKEIRKKEIDNGYEIALNTPLNLAREALCYYENIFTTVKYGNPNLISDAGVASILLYSAIESSILNVKINLSGIEDKFKKEDIVNECNKILESALNYKIEIMEIVESKIK